A single window of Synechococcus sp. C9 DNA harbors:
- a CDS encoding Rpn family recombination-promoting nuclease/putative transposase, with product MRTDTIFYQLFQTFPTLLMELLGEDPASIASYQFTSVEVKEKAFRFDGVFLPQREDKTIWFVEVQFQKVHEFYSQLFSEIFLFLQQYRPVQDWGVLVLFPDRQTEPALGKQYQELRGRVRAIYLNELKPGTSVRLGLVKLIVTPETEVIKAAQTLVETGKGVDGLLEFVETILIYKLKTLSREEIERMFTLGDLRQTRVYQEAKQEGEQRGKVIALRETLHRQITRKFGSVPDDLNTKLAQLSLDQLGEIAEAIIDISSLEELAHRLG from the coding sequence TTGCGTACCGACACAATTTTCTATCAACTGTTTCAGACCTTTCCTACCCTACTAATGGAACTGTTGGGGGAAGACCCTGCCAGCATTGCCAGCTATCAGTTCACCTCGGTGGAAGTCAAGGAAAAAGCCTTTCGTTTTGATGGGGTATTCCTGCCCCAAAGGGAGGATAAAACTATCTGGTTTGTAGAAGTGCAGTTCCAAAAGGTGCATGAATTTTATAGCCAGTTATTTAGTGAGATATTTCTATTTTTGCAACAGTACCGCCCGGTGCAGGATTGGGGGGTGTTGGTGTTGTTTCCAGACCGGCAGACGGAACCAGCTTTAGGTAAACAATATCAGGAATTGCGGGGGCGAGTGCGAGCCATTTATCTGAATGAATTAAAACCGGGGACATCGGTGAGATTGGGGCTAGTGAAATTAATTGTTACCCCAGAAACAGAAGTCATTAAAGCGGCACAGACATTGGTGGAAACGGGGAAAGGGGTGGATGGTTTGCTAGAATTTGTGGAGACGATACTGATTTATAAGTTAAAGACTCTGAGCCGGGAGGAAATAGAGCGGATGTTTACCCTGGGAGATTTACGGCAGACGCGGGTGTATCAGGAAGCCAAGCAAGAGGGAGAGCAGAGGGGTAAGGTTATAGCTTTGCGGGAGACCCTTCACCGCCAAATCACCCGCAAGTTTGGCAGTGTACCTGATGATCTAAACACCAAACTGGCACAGCTATCCTTAGACCAACTGGGGGAAATTGCAGAGGCGATTATTGACATCTCTTCCCTGGAGGAGTTGGCGCATCGATTGGGTTGA
- the glnA gene encoding type I glutamate--ammonia ligase: MAKTAQEVLQMIRDQNIEVVDLKFVDMLGTWQHCTYASSLINEDTFTTGMPFDGSSIRGWKAINESDMLKCADPATAWIDPFMSTPTLSMICTIKDPRTGNLYGRCPRAIAQRALDYLYSTGIGDVAFFGPEAEFFVFDDVRFDQKEYEGFYHVDSSEGRWNTGKKEEGGNLGYKPRYKEGYFPVPPIDSQQDIRTEMLLTMGKLGVPIEKHHHEVATGGQNELGIRFEKLIQAADNLMTYKYVVKNVARKWGKTATFMPKPLFNDNGSGMHTHQSLWKDGQPLFAGDKYAGLSQLALWYIGGLLKHAPAVLAFTNPTTNSYKRLVPGFEAPVNLAYSQGNRSASIRIPITGANPKAKRLEFRCPDAMSNPYLAFSAMLMAGLDGIKNQIDPGEPLDRNIYELTPEELAKVPSTPGSLEDALAALEKDHDFLLAGGVFSEDFIENWIAWKLDNEVNPMRLRPHPYEFALYYDG; the protein is encoded by the coding sequence ATGGCGAAAACCGCGCAAGAAGTCTTGCAGATGATCCGGGATCAGAATATTGAAGTGGTGGATTTGAAGTTCGTGGATATGCTGGGGACGTGGCAACACTGTACCTACGCCAGTAGCCTGATTAATGAGGATACATTTACGACTGGGATGCCCTTTGATGGTTCCAGTATCCGGGGCTGGAAGGCGATCAACGAATCCGATATGCTCAAGTGTGCTGACCCGGCGACGGCCTGGATTGACCCATTTATGAGCACCCCCACCCTGAGTATGATCTGTACGATTAAGGACCCCCGCACCGGCAATCTCTATGGCCGTTGTCCCCGGGCGATTGCCCAGCGGGCCTTGGACTATCTCTACAGCACGGGCATTGGGGATGTGGCCTTTTTTGGTCCCGAGGCGGAATTTTTTGTCTTCGATGATGTGCGGTTTGACCAGAAAGAATACGAGGGCTTTTACCATGTGGATTCCAGCGAAGGCCGTTGGAACACGGGGAAAAAGGAAGAAGGGGGCAACCTGGGCTACAAACCCCGCTACAAGGAGGGCTATTTCCCGGTGCCGCCGATTGATTCCCAGCAAGACATCCGCACGGAAATGCTGTTGACGATGGGCAAGCTGGGGGTGCCGATTGAGAAACACCACCACGAAGTCGCCACCGGTGGCCAAAATGAACTGGGGATCAGGTTTGAAAAACTCATCCAAGCGGCGGACAACCTGATGACCTATAAATATGTGGTCAAAAACGTCGCCCGCAAGTGGGGGAAAACCGCCACCTTTATGCCCAAACCCCTGTTCAACGATAATGGTTCCGGGATGCACACCCACCAGTCCCTCTGGAAGGACGGCCAACCCCTATTCGCCGGGGATAAATACGCCGGTTTGAGCCAGTTGGCCCTGTGGTACATTGGCGGGCTTTTGAAACACGCCCCGGCGGTTCTGGCCTTCACCAACCCGACGACCAATTCCTACAAACGGTTGGTGCCCGGCTTTGAAGCCCCCGTAAACCTAGCCTACTCCCAGGGCAACCGCTCCGCCTCGATTCGGATTCCCATCACCGGTGCCAATCCCAAGGCCAAACGCTTGGAATTCCGCTGTCCCGATGCCATGAGCAACCCCTACTTGGCATTTTCTGCCATGTTGATGGCCGGATTGGATGGGATCAAAAACCAAATTGACCCCGGAGAACCGTTGGATCGCAACATCTATGAACTCACCCCGGAGGAATTGGCCAAGGTACCTTCCACCCCCGGTTCCTTGGAAGATGCCCTAGCCGCCCTGGAAAAAGACCATGATTTCCTGTTAGCGGGCGGGGTGTTTTCCGAAGACTTTATCGAAAATTGGATCGCCTGGAAGCTGGATAACGAAGTCAACCCGATGCGTTTGCGGCCCCACCCCTACGAATTTGCGCTCTACTACGACGGTTGA
- the apcB gene encoding allophycocyanin subunit beta, translated as MQDAITSLIARYDLAGRYFDRNGIDRLQSYFDTGLARIQVARLINGEAANLVRTAASQLFTEQPELIRPGGNAYTTRRYATCLRDMDYFLRYATYALVAGSTDVLDERVLEGLRETYNSLGVPLGPSVRGIQILKEQVQAIAAQAGIAGDFISEPFDHLSQGLSEQDI; from the coding sequence ATGCAAGATGCCATTACCAGTTTAATCGCCCGTTATGATCTGGCCGGACGCTACTTTGACCGGAATGGAATTGACCGTTTACAAAGCTATTTTGATACGGGTCTGGCTCGGATTCAGGTGGCGCGTCTGATCAATGGGGAGGCGGCCAATCTGGTACGCACGGCGGCTTCCCAGTTGTTTACCGAACAGCCGGAGTTGATCCGGCCTGGGGGCAATGCCTACACCACCCGCCGCTATGCCACCTGTCTGCGGGATATGGACTATTTCCTGCGCTATGCGACCTACGCTTTGGTGGCGGGGAGTACGGATGTCCTGGATGAGCGGGTGCTAGAGGGTCTGCGGGAAACCTACAATTCCCTGGGGGTGCCCCTGGGGCCTTCGGTGCGGGGGATTCAAATCCTGAAAGAGCAGGTACAGGCAATCGCCGCCCAGGCGGGGATCGCCGGGGATTTTATCAGCGAACCCTTTGACCATCTCAGCCAAGGGTTGAGCGAACAGGACATTTAG
- a CDS encoding TlyA family RNA methyltransferase has translation MKERLDTLLVTLGHCPSRQQAQRVIQAGWVQVNQRVVDKPGTLVPMDSCITLHARPPYVSRGGEKLAHALHTFGLGVADRVALDGGISTGGFTDCLLKHGARRVYGVDVGYGQVAWELRQDPRVRLWERTNLRHLQPEQLYQPDDPWADLGVVDVSFISVTKVLPALWQLLAPPREAVILVKPQFEVGRAQIAKGGVVKDAQAQVQAIRQVATSAEALGWQVQGLTPSPLKGPAGNCEYLLWLGTTGNRIAWDESALVPLISP, from the coding sequence TTGAAAGAACGTCTGGATACCCTGCTGGTCACCTTGGGACATTGCCCCAGCCGCCAACAGGCCCAACGGGTCATCCAAGCGGGTTGGGTGCAGGTCAATCAACGGGTGGTGGATAAACCGGGTACCCTGGTGCCGATGGACAGTTGCATTACCCTCCATGCCCGTCCGCCCTACGTGTCCCGGGGTGGGGAAAAACTGGCCCATGCCCTCCACACCTTTGGGCTAGGGGTCGCTGACCGGGTGGCGTTGGACGGGGGCATTTCCACCGGGGGTTTTACCGATTGTTTATTAAAGCATGGTGCCCGCCGAGTGTATGGGGTGGATGTGGGCTACGGGCAGGTGGCCTGGGAATTGCGTCAAGACCCCCGGGTGCGGCTGTGGGAACGCACGAATCTTCGGCATCTGCAACCTGAGCAACTCTACCAGCCCGATGACCCCTGGGCGGATTTGGGGGTGGTGGATGTGTCGTTTATTTCGGTGACGAAGGTGTTACCGGCTCTATGGCAGTTGTTGGCTCCGCCCCGGGAAGCGGTGATTCTGGTCAAGCCCCAATTTGAGGTGGGTCGGGCGCAGATTGCCAAAGGCGGGGTGGTCAAGGATGCCCAGGCGCAGGTGCAGGCGATTAGGCAAGTGGCAACGAGTGCCGAAGCTCTGGGTTGGCAGGTGCAGGGGTTGACCCCCTCCCCCCTCAAAGGCCCGGCGGGAAATTGCGAGTATCTGCTGTGGCTAGGGACAACCGGCAACCGCATCGCCTGGGATGAATCAGCCCTTGTCCCCCTGATTTCCCCATGA